GACAGCGTGGTGGTCCTGCCCTTCACGCCCGACGGCGACGTGGTCGTCATCGAGGAGTGGCGCCAGGCGGTCAAGCGGGTCAACTACGGCCTCCCGGCCGGCAGCGTGGAGTCTCACGACGGCGAACCGGCGGACGCCGTCGGCCGCGAGCTCGCCGAGGAGACCGGCTACGAGGCGGGGTTGGTGGAGTACCTCTACAGCGCCGAACCGGCCAACGGCTTCGCGGACTCGGAGTTTCACTACTTCGTCGCCCGCGACTGCGAACCGACCGCCGAACAGGATCTGGATTTCAACGAGTCGATTCACGTTGCGACGACGGACTTCGAGTCGCTCGTCGAGGGCGTTCGAGACGGTGAACTGCGAGACGGACGCTCTGCGGTCGGGATTCTCTACTACGCGCTGTTCGAGCGGTGAATCGTCCGAACGTTTATTCGGTAACGGAGTCTACCGAGTTACTATGGCGACGGCGGTCAAGGTCGACGAGGACGCGAAAGATCGGCTCGAAGAGCTGCAGGCCGAGATTCGGCTGGAGACGGGGCAGAAAGTCACGCAGCAGGAACTGCTTTCCCGACTCATCGACGACGCGTACGAGTCCCGTGAGGACGTCATCGATTCCTTTCGTCGACCAACGGTTCCACTGAACGAGGAGGAGAAAGCGG
The DNA window shown above is from Haloarcula halobia and carries:
- a CDS encoding NUDIX hydrolase produces the protein MTDDLAWETLESDIAYTCPGFDVVHEAVRLSDGTETDFDFFREGDSVVVLPFTPDGDVVVIEEWRQAVKRVNYGLPAGSVESHDGEPADAVGRELAEETGYEAGLVEYLYSAEPANGFADSEFHYFVARDCEPTAEQDLDFNESIHVATTDFESLVEGVRDGELRDGRSAVGILYYALFER